A single window of Dysgonomonadaceae bacterium PH5-43 DNA harbors:
- a CDS encoding ABC-type glycerol-3-phosphate transport system substrate-binding protein (product_source=COG1653; cath_funfam=3.40.30.10; cleavage_site_network=SignalP-noTM; cog=COG1653; superfamily=52833), translated as MKKSILFGLLVLLLTACGGNTQKNNQESSGVTEVKTQLADTSTVNVYYFHGKQRCKTCIAVGDVTEKTIKELYTDNPYVKFIEVKTDEEQNASLVEEYEVTWNALIIAKGDNHVEITKEAFANALNSPENLANLIKTEVDKRL; from the coding sequence ATGAAAAAAAGTATTCTATTTGGATTACTGGTCTTATTACTGACCGCTTGTGGTGGTAATACACAAAAAAACAATCAAGAATCATCTGGTGTAACGGAAGTCAAAACGCAACTTGCTGATACTTCCACGGTAAATGTTTACTATTTCCACGGTAAACAGCGTTGTAAAACGTGCATTGCGGTAGGTGATGTTACAGAAAAAACGATAAAGGAACTTTATACGGATAATCCTTATGTGAAATTCATTGAAGTAAAGACCGATGAAGAGCAAAATGCTTCGCTTGTAGAAGAATACGAAGTAACATGGAACGCCCTCATCATTGCTAAAGGCGATAACCATGTTGAAATAACCAAAGAGGCATTTGCCAATGCTTTGAACAGTCCTGAAAACCTTGCCAACCTTATCAAAACCGAAGTCGATAAAAGGTTATGA
- a CDS encoding cytochrome c-type biogenesis protein (product_source=KO:K06196; cath_funfam=1.20.1560.10; cog=COG0785; ko=KO:K06196; pfam=PF13386; superfamily=118215; transmembrane_helix_parts=Outside_1_14,TMhelix_15_37,Inside_38_57,TMhelix_58_80,Outside_81_94,TMhelix_95_117,Inside_118_137,TMhelix_138_160,Outside_161_169,TMhelix_170_192,Inside_193_211,TMhelix_212_231,Outside_232_233) gives MMEYLQNLADGSNWPILTTFVLGLMTAISPCPLATNITATAYLSKDIGVKHRVLLNGLFYTLGRMFTYTALGLIFYFGASQFQVARLLQNIGGVWLGIALIVIGILMLDIIKWNIPGMGKFRFKLEKKKGRKSYLDAFILGLLFALAFCPYSGVLYFGGLIPITIASPSGLLLPPVFAIATGLPVIVIAWLLAYSVGNVGKFYNKMNVFQKWFKRIVAALFIMVGIYYVIISV, from the coding sequence ATGATGGAGTATTTACAAAACCTTGCCGACGGATCAAATTGGCCGATACTAACAACGTTTGTATTAGGCTTAATGACTGCTATCAGTCCTTGTCCGTTGGCAACGAACATTACAGCAACCGCCTATTTGAGCAAAGATATAGGCGTGAAACACCGTGTGTTACTCAACGGATTGTTTTATACGCTTGGACGGATGTTCACTTATACAGCACTCGGACTTATATTTTATTTCGGTGCAAGCCAGTTTCAGGTAGCACGGCTATTACAGAACATCGGTGGTGTGTGGTTGGGTATAGCGCTTATCGTTATCGGAATTTTAATGCTCGACATTATTAAATGGAATATTCCGGGAATGGGAAAGTTCAGATTCAAACTCGAAAAGAAAAAAGGCAGGAAAAGTTACCTTGATGCCTTTATTCTCGGATTATTATTCGCACTTGCCTTTTGCCCATACAGCGGGGTACTTTATTTCGGCGGTCTGATTCCTATAACTATCGCCAGTCCGTCAGGGCTGTTACTCCCTCCTGTATTTGCCATAGCAACAGGACTTCCCGTAATCGTTATAGCGTGGCTTTTAGCATACAGTGTCGGCAATGTCGGTAAGTTCTACAACAAAATGAACGTCTTTCAAAAATGGTTTAAGCGTATAGTTGCAGCCCTATTTATTATGGTTGGGATTTATTATGTCATCATAAGTGTTTAG
- a CDS encoding small redox-active disulfide protein 2 (product_source=TIGR00412; cath_funfam=3.40.30.10; cog=COG4001; pfam=PF13192; superfamily=52833; tigrfam=TIGR00412), giving the protein MEIIVLGTGCTKCKTTYEIVKKVITENNLDVNLSKQEDIMEIMKYNVMTLPGIVVDGEVKIKGYVPSESEILKIIRNF; this is encoded by the coding sequence ATGGAAATTATTGTATTGGGTACAGGTTGCACCAAATGTAAAACAACCTATGAAATTGTAAAGAAAGTAATCACAGAAAACAATCTGGATGTAAATCTCTCCAAACAAGAAGATATTATGGAAATTATGAAATATAATGTGATGACTTTGCCGGGCATAGTTGTAGACGGTGAAGTAAAAATCAAAGGCTATGTTCCTTCCGAAAGTGAAATTCTGAAGATAATTCGTAACTTTTAA
- a CDS encoding uncharacterized membrane protein YraQ (UPF0718 family) (product_source=COG0701; cog=COG0701; ko=KO:K07089; pfam=PF03773; transmembrane_helix_parts=Inside_1_4,TMhelix_5_22,Outside_23_41,TMhelix_42_64,Inside_65_84,TMhelix_85_107,Outside_108_116,TMhelix_117_139,Inside_140_143,TMhelix_144_166,Outside_167_191,TMhelix_192_211,Inside_212_217,TMhelix_218_240,Outside_241_249,TMhelix_250_269,Inside_270_275,TMhelix_276_295,Outside_296_309,TMhelix_310_332,Inside_333_352,TMhelix_353_375,Outside_376_394,TMhelix_395_417,Inside_418_423,TMhelix_424_443,Outside_444_444), with product MKELKILLWMIVIFAAVFFLPLESERFMTAIDATLDLSKWYAQEHVIMCLLPAFFIAGVIAVFISQGAVLKYFGANAKKWLSYTVAAVSGAILAVCSCTILPLFTSIYKRGAGLGPAIAFLYSGPAISILSIILTWRILGVEMGVARMIGAVTFSVIIGLMMSFIYRKEEKAKKEEQMNITVPPAKRPMSKTMFHFFTLVLILVFANWGAPAADDTSSIWFYIFTYKWYITGVLALMLAYSLIAILKIKWQWVITGVIATASSAVLANLLIPNPKLVPLVPMIVGITALSLITLLDKRDPENKEWTLSAWGFAKQIMPLLAIGVVTAGFLLGSTHDNTAIAGVIPNEWIEWAVGGNSLLSNFFASFTGAFMYFATLTEVPIIQGLLASGMGKGPALALLLAGPSLSLPNMLVIRGVMGTQKTIVYVTLVIIMATISGLVYGAFF from the coding sequence ATGAAAGAGTTAAAAATCCTACTTTGGATGATCGTTATTTTTGCTGCGGTATTTTTCCTGCCGTTAGAAAGTGAACGGTTTATGACTGCGATTGATGCTACACTCGACCTATCGAAATGGTACGCACAAGAGCACGTTATTATGTGCCTTCTGCCTGCCTTTTTCATTGCAGGCGTGATAGCAGTTTTTATCAGTCAGGGTGCAGTATTGAAATATTTCGGAGCCAATGCAAAGAAATGGCTTTCCTATACTGTTGCTGCTGTTTCGGGTGCTATCTTGGCGGTATGTTCCTGTACGATATTACCCTTGTTTACCAGTATTTATAAACGTGGAGCCGGATTAGGGCCTGCTATTGCATTCCTGTATTCAGGACCGGCAATCAGCATACTGTCTATTATTCTCACATGGCGTATTCTTGGAGTGGAAATGGGTGTCGCCCGTATGATTGGGGCAGTTACATTTTCTGTTATTATCGGACTGATGATGTCGTTTATCTATCGCAAAGAGGAAAAAGCGAAAAAAGAAGAACAGATGAACATTACTGTTCCTCCAGCTAAACGCCCGATGTCGAAAACTATGTTTCATTTCTTCACTTTGGTGTTGATACTTGTCTTTGCTAATTGGGGCGCACCTGCTGCCGATGATACTTCGAGTATCTGGTTCTACATATTTACTTATAAATGGTATATTACAGGGGTATTGGCTCTTATGCTTGCCTATTCTCTGATAGCCATATTAAAGATTAAATGGCAATGGGTTATAACCGGAGTTATTGCTACGGCAAGTTCGGCGGTATTGGCAAACCTGCTTATACCAAATCCGAAACTGGTTCCGCTTGTTCCGATGATTGTCGGTATTACTGCCCTATCCCTTATTACCTTGTTGGATAAACGTGATCCAGAAAATAAAGAATGGACACTCTCAGCATGGGGATTCGCCAAACAGATTATGCCGTTGCTCGCTATCGGAGTGGTTACAGCAGGCTTTCTACTCGGCTCTACGCACGATAATACTGCGATTGCGGGTGTGATACCCAACGAATGGATTGAATGGGCAGTAGGTGGAAACTCACTTTTATCTAATTTTTTTGCCAGTTTTACAGGAGCGTTTATGTACTTTGCCACACTAACCGAAGTGCCTATAATTCAAGGATTACTTGCTTCTGGTATGGGAAAAGGTCCAGCATTAGCTTTGCTACTGGCGGGTCCTTCACTATCCCTGCCTAATATGCTTGTTATACGTGGAGTTATGGGCACGCAAAAAACTATTGTTTATGTAACGTTGGTTATCATTATGGCAACAATCTCGGGTCTCGTTTACGGAGCATTTTTTTAA